A window of Cryptomeria japonica chromosome 3, Sugi_1.0, whole genome shotgun sequence contains these coding sequences:
- the LOC131874327 gene encoding probable glutathione S-transferase parC produces the protein MASEDQVKLLLIRPSPFAMSCALALNHKGVKFEVVEENLCSKSELLLQTNPVYKQVPVLLHNGRSISQSLVILEYIQEAWPDPSLLPQTPYERALARFWANYINKKFLETGLKLMKRFGEEHETARKDIVQQFETLEKGMIGEGPFFMGGRMSLVDVALVRLVPWMASFEALGDLKFPDAQQCGRMHRWLAAMRENPNVIAFVPDSDWLLNSTINVRQYISEHHLGGLFEGGV, from the exons ATGGCATCAGAAGATCAAGTGAAACTCTTGCTCATAAGACCAAGTCCCTTTGCAATGAGCTGCGCCCTTGCTTTGAATCACAAGGGGGTGAAATTCGAGGTTGTGGAGGAGAATTTGTGCAGTAAAAGCGAGCTGCTCCTCCAAACAAATCCTGTATACAAGCAGGTCCCTGTTCTTCTCCACAACGGAAGGTCAATTTCTCAGTCTCTGGTCATACTCGAATACATTCAGGAAGCCTGGCCAGATCCTTCTCTGCTCCCACAAACGCCCTACGAAAGGGCTCTTGCCCGATTCTGGGCCAATTACATTAACAAAAAG TTCTTAGAAACTGGGCTGAAATTGATGAAGAGATTCGGGGAAGAGCATGAAACCGCGCGGAAAGACATTGTGCAGCAGTTTGAGACTCTTGAAAAGGGTATGATCGGCGAGGGCCCCTTTTTCATGGGCGGCAGGATGAGCTTGGTGGATGTTGCTCTGGTGCGCCTGGTTCCATGGATGGCCTCTTTTGAGGCTCTCGGAGACTTGAAATTCCCCGATGCGCAGCAGTGCGGCCGTATGCACCGCTGGCTAGCTGCCATGCGGGAAAATCCAAATGTTATAGCTTTTGTTCCTGACTCTGACTGGCTACTGAATAGCACCATCAATGTACGACAATATATCTCAGAGCATCATCTAGGAGGATTGTTTGAGGGAGGAGTGTAG